The following proteins are encoded in a genomic region of Dehalococcoidia bacterium:
- a CDS encoding alpha-ketoacid dehydrogenase subunit beta, which produces MAVKSNLEAVRDTIDQLMAEDASIMLMGEDVEEGGVFRATEGLLKKYGRNRIMDTPLAESSIVGVSIGASLNGLRPIAEIQFADFILPAVNQIISEAAKFRYRSAGDWSCPLVIRAPYGGGIHGGLYHSQSLEQLFTHQPGLKVVAPCTPYDMKGLLRAAVRDPDPVIYFEHKRTYRLIRGEVPDEPYEIPIGKAEVRREGGDLTVFSYGLAMHMCLEAAETLASEDGVQATVVDLRTLSPLDRETILETAKATGKILIVHEDNLTGGLGGEIAALIAEHAFDYLDGPIMRLGGPDVPAVPFNHVLEAFYMPSPAKIAAAMRTLAAY; this is translated from the coding sequence ATGGCCGTGAAATCAAATCTCGAAGCCGTGCGCGACACGATCGACCAGCTCATGGCCGAAGACGCGAGCATCATGCTCATGGGCGAGGACGTAGAGGAGGGCGGCGTCTTCCGGGCGACGGAGGGCCTGCTGAAGAAGTACGGCCGGAACCGCATCATGGACACGCCGCTGGCCGAGTCGAGCATCGTCGGCGTCTCGATCGGCGCCTCGCTCAACGGGCTGCGGCCGATCGCCGAGATCCAGTTCGCCGACTTCATCCTGCCGGCGGTGAACCAGATCATCAGCGAGGCGGCCAAGTTCCGCTACCGCTCGGCCGGCGACTGGTCCTGCCCGCTCGTGATCCGCGCCCCCTACGGCGGCGGCATCCACGGCGGCTTGTACCACTCGCAGTCGCTGGAGCAGCTCTTCACCCATCAGCCCGGCCTGAAAGTCGTGGCCCCCTGCACGCCGTACGACATGAAGGGCCTGCTGCGCGCCGCCGTGCGCGACCCCGATCCCGTGATTTACTTCGAGCACAAGCGGACGTATCGCCTGATTCGCGGCGAGGTGCCCGACGAGCCCTACGAAATCCCCATCGGCAAGGCCGAGGTGCGGCGCGAGGGCGGCGACCTCACCGTTTTCAGCTACGGTCTGGCGATGCATATGTGCCTCGAAGCCGCCGAAACCCTGGCCAGCGAGGACGGCGTGCAGGCGACGGTCGTCGATCTGCGCACGCTCTCGCCGCTCGATCGGGAGACGATCCTCGAGACGGCGAAGGCGACCGGCAAGATCCTGATCGTGCACGAGGACAATCTCACCGGCGGCCTCGGCGGCGAGATCGCGGCGCTGATCGCGGAGCACGCCTTCGACTACCTCGACGGTCCGATCATGCGCCTCGGCGGCCCGGACGTGCCCGCGGTGCCCTTCAATCACGTACTCGAAGCGTTCTATATGCCCAGCCCCGCGAAGATCGCCGCGGCCATGCGTACGCTGGCCGCCTATTGA
- a CDS encoding DUF5615 family PIN-like protein: protein MAAFLIDEHVTPRLREPLSQRGHSAFHVRALGLAGVRDASILLIAAGRGLILVTENHQDFLTLHEAWQAWTRAWRLSPAPVHSGILTIPQLPVARLDETAAAIAQLVGSGRPFANALHRWSISRGWQLHPV from the coding sequence GTGGCAGCATTCCTGATCGATGAACACGTCACGCCTCGCCTGCGCGAGCCGCTCTCCCAGCGCGGCCATTCGGCGTTCCACGTGCGAGCGCTCGGATTGGCGGGTGTGCGCGACGCCTCAATCCTGCTCATCGCCGCCGGGCGCGGCCTGATCCTGGTCACCGAGAACCACCAGGACTTCCTCACCCTGCATGAGGCATGGCAGGCGTGGACCCGCGCCTGGCGGCTTTCGCCGGCGCCGGTTCACTCGGGGATTCTGACGATCCCGCAGCTCCCGGTTGCGCGGCTCGATGAAACGGCGGCGGCTATCGCGCAGCTTGTCGGCTCAGGCAGACCATTTGCAAACGCACTGCACCGCTGGAGTATCAGCCGCGGCTGGCAGCTTCACCCGGTCTAG
- a CDS encoding thiamine pyrophosphate-dependent dehydrogenase E1 component subunit alpha, which produces MTTAEETGKSAATGSTRVQARGAAAHFGIADAQLVLMYTQLVQARRIADRMVVLQRQGRAPFVISGQGQEACQIGAANALKRGTDWLFPYYRDLGMCLAFGMTPVELFMNFFAKQDDPNSHGVQMAAHWSRRASRIVSGSSPVATQLLHATGCALAAKLRKKKEVCLTSLGEGSTAQGDFHEALNFAAIHKLPVIFYVENNGYAISEPIWKQMAVPNVADRAPAYGMRGQVVDGNDLLAVYQTVKWAVGEARRGHGPALIEAKTYRIVPHSSDDDDRRYRTREELQSWMKRDPIDRFRKYLLDEAVLSEAKVQEIQETVDAQIAAAIREAEAAPDPAPEAALRHVYAEPGAR; this is translated from the coding sequence ATGACCACCGCAGAAGAGACGGGTAAATCGGCTGCAACGGGTTCAACCCGTGTTCAGGCGCGGGGCGCCGCGGCGCACTTCGGCATTGCCGATGCGCAGCTGGTGTTGATGTACACCCAGTTGGTGCAGGCGCGGCGCATCGCCGACCGCATGGTGGTCTTGCAGCGGCAGGGGCGGGCTCCGTTCGTGATCTCCGGCCAGGGCCAGGAGGCGTGCCAGATCGGCGCGGCCAACGCGCTCAAGCGCGGCACCGACTGGCTCTTTCCCTACTACCGCGACCTCGGCATGTGCCTCGCCTTCGGCATGACGCCCGTCGAGCTGTTTATGAACTTCTTCGCCAAGCAGGACGATCCGAACAGCCACGGCGTGCAGATGGCCGCCCACTGGAGCCGCAGGGCCTCGCGCATCGTCTCAGGCTCCAGCCCGGTGGCCACGCAGTTGCTGCACGCCACCGGCTGCGCCCTGGCCGCGAAGCTGCGCAAGAAGAAAGAGGTCTGCCTGACCAGCCTGGGTGAAGGCTCCACGGCGCAGGGCGACTTCCACGAGGCGCTGAACTTCGCCGCCATTCACAAGCTGCCGGTGATCTTTTACGTCGAGAACAACGGCTACGCCATCTCCGAGCCGATCTGGAAGCAGATGGCCGTACCGAACGTCGCCGACCGCGCCCCCGCCTACGGCATGCGCGGCCAGGTGGTGGACGGCAACGACCTGCTGGCCGTCTACCAGACGGTGAAGTGGGCGGTGGGCGAGGCGCGGCGCGGCCACGGCCCGGCGCTGATCGAGGCGAAGACCTACCGCATCGTGCCGCACTCCAGCGACGACGACGACCGCCGCTACCGCACGCGCGAAGAGCTGCAGAGCTGGATGAAGCGCGATCCGATCGACCGCTTCCGCAAGTACCTGCTGGACGAGGCCGTGCTCTCCGAGGCGAAGGTGCAGGAGATTCAGGAGACGGTGGACGCGCAGATCGCCGCCGCGATCCGCGAGGCGGAAGCGGCGCCCGACCCGGCGCCAGAAGCGGCGCTGCGCCATGTGTACGCCGAGCCGGGGGCGCGCTGA
- the lpdA gene encoding dihydrolipoyl dehydrogenase, translating into MDPTGPFDVVVIGGGWGGYTAAVRARQLGLSAALVERDKLGGTCLHRGCIPTKVLLQSAEHLDLARRLSEFGVRVGEPALDYETVRARKDQVVDQLFGGLRQLVKANGVEIIAGHGSLAGANAVRVRQDGREQELPAGNVIIATGSRPKRLPGIETDGRWIIDSDQALELEHVPASVMILGAGAVGVEFASFYHDAGAEVTLIEMLPAVLPLEDKDISALLGRLFVKRGIRVLTGAAVALDTVRLAEGGVELDVRAGEQTEHLRAECLLVATGREPLTAGIGLEEAGVQLDRGFAAVDAALHTNVPGVFAVGDITGSLLLAHVAAAQGILAAETIAGVAGAPVDYPRLPRATYCRPQVASVGLTEQQASESGRRLKTGRAHLRANGKALILGEPDGMVKVIADAESDDLLGLHLIGAGVTEMVAEGALATFLDASLWELAHSVHPHPTLSEAIGEAAQAAGRPPRKL; encoded by the coding sequence GTGGATCCAACGGGTCCGTTCGATGTCGTGGTGATCGGCGGCGGCTGGGGCGGCTACACCGCCGCTGTTCGGGCGCGGCAGCTTGGCCTCTCGGCCGCGTTGGTCGAGCGCGACAAGCTGGGCGGCACCTGCCTGCATCGCGGCTGCATTCCTACCAAAGTCCTGCTGCAGTCCGCCGAGCACCTCGATCTCGCTCGCCGGCTGTCCGAATTCGGCGTGCGTGTGGGTGAGCCGGCGCTTGACTACGAAACCGTCCGCGCTCGTAAGGACCAGGTCGTCGACCAGCTCTTCGGCGGCCTGCGGCAACTCGTCAAGGCGAACGGCGTTGAGATCATTGCCGGCCACGGCTCGCTGGCAGGCGCCAACGCCGTTCGCGTGCGGCAGGACGGCCGGGAACAGGAGTTGCCCGCCGGCAACGTGATCATCGCCACCGGCTCGCGGCCGAAGCGACTGCCGGGCATCGAGACGGACGGACGCTGGATCATCGACAGCGACCAGGCGCTCGAGCTCGAGCACGTGCCGGCCTCGGTCATGATCCTCGGCGCGGGCGCGGTGGGGGTTGAGTTCGCCTCCTTCTATCACGACGCTGGCGCCGAGGTGACGCTGATCGAGATGCTGCCCGCGGTGCTGCCGCTGGAAGACAAGGACATCTCGGCCTTGCTGGGCAGGCTGTTCGTCAAGCGCGGCATTCGCGTGCTGACGGGCGCAGCGGTGGCGCTGGATACGGTTCGCCTGGCCGAGGGCGGCGTCGAGCTGGACGTACGGGCCGGCGAGCAGACGGAACACCTGCGCGCCGAGTGTCTGCTCGTAGCCACGGGGCGCGAGCCGCTGACCGCCGGCATCGGCCTGGAAGAGGCCGGCGTGCAGCTCGATCGCGGCTTCGCGGCGGTCGATGCGGCGCTGCACACGAACGTACCGGGCGTGTTCGCCGTGGGCGACATCACGGGCAGCCTCTTGCTCGCGCACGTCGCCGCGGCGCAAGGCATCCTGGCCGCCGAGACGATCGCCGGCGTTGCCGGTGCGCCCGTAGATTACCCGCGCCTGCCCCGCGCCACCTACTGCCGCCCGCAGGTGGCCAGCGTCGGCCTCACCGAGCAGCAGGCAAGCGAGTCCGGCCGCCGGCTCAAGACGGGCCGCGCTCACCTGCGCGCGAACGGCAAGGCGCTGATCCTGGGCGAGCCGGACGGCATGGTCAAGGTGATCGCGGACGCCGAGAGCGACGACCTGCTGGGCCTGCACCTGATCGGCGCCGGCGTAACCGAGATGGTCGCGGAGGGTGCCCTGGCGACCTTCCTCGACGCCAGTCTCTGGGAGCTGGCGCATAGCGTGCACCCGCACCCCACGCTATCCGAAGCGATCGGTGAGGCCGCGCAGGCCGCCGGCCGGCCGCCGCGGAAGCTCTGA
- a CDS encoding MarR family transcriptional regulator translates to MDREQLTERAIALFSYAVTLFDPLRLHAWADLGLTLPTLKVIVLIRAEPGAPSGVIASRLGVTPSTVTGLVDRLVHQGLVRREEDPRDRRLVRNFLTEAGERTVGDLERQAREAISVLLAELTDTQLARLVDGLDDVIAVARRQSAPTPAAATV, encoded by the coding sequence GTGGACCGGGAGCAACTAACCGAACGCGCAATCGCTCTGTTCTCGTACGCCGTAACGCTCTTCGATCCGCTGCGCCTGCACGCGTGGGCGGACCTGGGCCTCACCCTGCCGACGCTGAAGGTAATCGTGTTGATCCGCGCCGAGCCCGGCGCGCCGTCCGGCGTGATCGCCAGCCGGCTCGGCGTCACCCCTTCCACCGTAACCGGCCTGGTGGACCGGCTGGTGCATCAGGGGCTGGTGCGACGCGAGGAAGATCCGCGCGACCGCCGGCTGGTGCGCAACTTCCTGACCGAGGCGGGCGAACGCACGGTCGGCGACCTCGAACGCCAGGCGCGCGAGGCGATCAGCGTCTTGCTTGCCGAGCTGACCGACACTCAGCTCGCGCGTCTCGTGGACGGGTTGGACGATGTAATCGCCGTGGCCCGGCGGCAGTCGGCGCCCACGCCGGCCGCGGCCACGGTGTGA
- a CDS encoding IS5/IS1182 family transposase: ECCHNRLKQFRALATRYDKRGWNYRAMVVIAALLLWLPK, from the coding sequence GAGTGCTGCCACAACCGGCTGAAGCAGTTCCGCGCCCTGGCCACCCGCTACGACAAGCGAGGCTGGAACTACCGCGCCATGGTGGTGATTGCCGCATTACTGCTGTGGCTCCCCAAGTGA
- a CDS encoding redoxin domain-containing protein, with the protein MDALTAGQPAPPFTLPALSGSAGVPDPGGRRQVLMFFQEAGTPTCTMQVRSLADEAALLGELGAAALFVSTDSLERLQAFAAELPAGVALVSDADAAVAKAYGVYDEVSRRARRAAFVVEPDGVISLALTWYNPLNSEQLAQIFAALGLDPSA; encoded by the coding sequence GTGGATGCGCTGACCGCGGGACAGCCGGCGCCGCCGTTCACGCTGCCGGCGCTCTCCGGTAGCGCCGGCGTGCCCGACCCGGGTGGACGGCGGCAGGTGCTGATGTTCTTCCAGGAGGCCGGCACGCCCACCTGCACCATGCAGGTGCGCTCGCTTGCGGACGAGGCTGCGCTGCTGGGCGAGCTGGGCGCGGCGGCGCTGTTCGTCAGCACCGATTCACTCGAGCGACTGCAAGCCTTCGCCGCCGAACTGCCGGCCGGCGTGGCGCTGGTCAGCGACGCCGACGCTGCGGTGGCGAAGGCCTACGGGGTGTACGATGAGGTCAGCCGCAGGGCGCGCCGCGCGGCCTTCGTCGTCGAGCCGGACGGCGTGATCAGCCTCGCCCTGACCTGGTACAACCCGCTGAACAGCGAACAACTCGCGCAGATCTTCGCGGCGCTCGGCCTGGACCCGAGCGCCTGA
- a CDS encoding iron-sulfur cluster assembly scaffold protein, with protein MAEEAYSEIVLDHFQHPRNAGVLADPDAVGVTTNPVCGDTMKLMLRIDGDTIRAARWQTVGCPAAIATSSIATEMITGKDLGDVESLTREQIAEAAGGLPPSKLHCSVLAQDALRRAIRAYRAKASA; from the coding sequence ATGGCCGAAGAAGCCTACAGCGAAATCGTTCTCGACCACTTTCAGCACCCGCGCAACGCCGGCGTGCTCGCCGATCCCGACGCGGTGGGCGTCACCACCAACCCCGTGTGCGGCGACACGATGAAGCTCATGCTGCGCATCGACGGCGACACAATCCGTGCGGCGCGTTGGCAGACCGTCGGTTGTCCCGCGGCGATCGCCACCAGCTCGATCGCGACCGAGATGATCACCGGCAAGGACCTGGGCGACGTGGAGAGCCTGACGCGCGAGCAGATCGCCGAGGCCGCCGGCGGCCTGCCGCCCAGCAAGCTGCACTGCTCTGTACTGGCGCAGGATGCGCTGCGCAGGGCGATCCGCGCCTACCGCGCGAAGGCGAGCGCGTGA
- a CDS encoding dihydrolipoamide acetyltransferase family protein produces MAAEVRMPQLGESVTEGTVVRWLKHPGDAVALDESLAEIETEKVNVEIPSPFAGTLAQLLVPEGETVQVGTLIATIEEAGAPIAAASAPSQAAVPAPAAAASAPSPRPVAAAPAAAGASSPRQPAPAFSATGPLGPASTAHGMFSTGESAPPAGAEPSGTPAGAPQPAPDGRRNGHGDEQGMAGRYSPAVLRLAREHNVDLGTLRGSGAGGRVTRKDVQAFVEGTGNREQGIVAALPGNLGEERAVFAPPMAQPVEPARAPEGREPAPAFQPPAAATPAQPAVLPSPAAAAALAPDEELEPLTPTRRAIAEHMARSVRTSPHAWMMVEVDVTRLVAYRAALKAEFAAHEGVDLTYMPFMIKALVAALKRHPRLNSSWSDAGVILKRRINIGIAVDTPQGLLVPVIHDADDLSIAGLAKRSQDLAARARTRRLRLEEVQGGTFTLDNVGPIGSIISQPIINQPQCAILTMESIVKRPVVIDDAIAVRSLMNCCISFDHRIVDGGDIGPFMKTLKATLEAMGPETPLY; encoded by the coding sequence GTGGCTGCCGAAGTCCGCATGCCGCAGCTTGGCGAAAGCGTCACGGAGGGCACGGTCGTGCGCTGGCTGAAGCACCCCGGTGACGCCGTGGCGCTCGACGAGTCGCTGGCCGAGATCGAGACAGAGAAGGTAAACGTCGAGATCCCTTCGCCTTTCGCCGGCACGCTTGCGCAATTGCTCGTGCCCGAGGGCGAAACGGTGCAGGTCGGCACCCTGATCGCCACGATCGAGGAGGCGGGCGCGCCGATCGCCGCCGCATCCGCGCCCTCACAAGCCGCCGTTCCGGCCCCGGCAGCTGCCGCTTCCGCCCCGTCGCCGCGCCCCGTTGCGGCGGCGCCCGCGGCAGCCGGCGCCTCCTCGCCGCGCCAGCCGGCGCCGGCCTTCAGCGCCACCGGCCCGCTCGGCCCGGCCAGTACCGCGCACGGCATGTTCTCCACGGGCGAGAGCGCGCCGCCCGCCGGCGCGGAGCCTTCCGGCACGCCCGCGGGCGCACCGCAACCCGCGCCAGACGGGCGTCGCAACGGCCACGGCGATGAGCAAGGCATGGCGGGGCGCTACTCGCCGGCCGTGCTGCGCCTGGCGCGCGAGCACAACGTCGATCTCGGCACGCTGCGCGGCAGCGGTGCCGGCGGCCGCGTCACACGCAAGGACGTGCAGGCGTTTGTTGAGGGAACAGGGAACAGGGAACAGGGAATAGTGGCTGCTTTGCCCGGCAATCTGGGCGAGGAGCGGGCGGTGTTTGCGCCGCCGATGGCGCAGCCGGTAGAGCCGGCGCGCGCCCCGGAGGGACGCGAACCGGCACCGGCGTTTCAGCCCCCCGCTGCCGCGACGCCGGCTCAGCCGGCCGTGCTACCATCACCCGCGGCGGCAGCGGCGCTCGCCCCGGATGAGGAGCTGGAGCCGCTGACACCCACGCGCCGCGCGATCGCCGAGCACATGGCCCGCAGCGTGCGCACATCGCCGCACGCCTGGATGATGGTCGAGGTCGACGTCACGCGGCTCGTCGCCTATCGCGCCGCGCTCAAGGCCGAGTTCGCCGCGCATGAGGGCGTGGACCTGACCTACATGCCCTTCATGATCAAGGCGCTCGTCGCGGCGCTGAAACGGCATCCGCGCCTCAACTCATCCTGGTCGGACGCGGGCGTGATTCTCAAGCGGCGCATCAACATCGGCATTGCCGTCGATACGCCGCAGGGGCTGCTCGTGCCGGTGATCCACGACGCGGACGACCTCAGTATCGCCGGCCTCGCCAAGCGCTCGCAGGACCTGGCGGCGCGGGCGCGCACGCGGCGGCTGCGGCTCGAAGAGGTGCAGGGCGGCACGTTTACCCTAGACAACGTCGGCCCGATCGGCTCGATCATCAGCCAGCCGATCATCAATCAGCCGCAGTGCGCGATCCTCACGATGGAGAGCATCGTCAAACGCCCCGTGGTGATCGATGACGCGATCGCCGTGCGCTCGCTGATGAACTGCTGCATCAGCTTCGACCATCGCATTGTGGACGGCGGCGACATCGGTCCCTTCATGAAGACGCTGAAGGCCACGCTCGAAGCGATGGGACCGGAGACGCCGCTCTACTGA
- a CDS encoding acyl-CoA dehydrogenase family protein, producing MELGFSAEQEQLRRTVRDFALRELLPRYTSWDRNGAFPRDLWRRMGELGLTGARVPAAYDGQEMPAVSTGIVAEEVARGDFNLSYGVLMPALCGEVLREHAAERVKREWMAPMARGEAVVGLALTEPGSGSDAKEMRSTARRDGDEWVLNGEKTGVSLMMAADALVLFAKTDPAAGARGVSAFLVPTALPGVSRTPLVDMGSRGIQRGSIFMDEVRLPADYLLGELNKGFYQVMQGFDFSRSIIGLMCLGAAAITLDETMAYVKQRQAFGRPLAQFEGVSFPIAEHAAHIEAAKWLCYRGLWLKDAGLPHTKEAAMAKYLAPKTAVDAIHECLLLHGHYGYTQELPIEQRLRDVIGLEIGDGTAQVSKIIIARELMGRESLPY from the coding sequence ATGGAGCTGGGCTTCAGCGCCGAGCAGGAGCAGTTGCGCCGCACCGTGCGCGACTTCGCCCTGCGCGAGCTGCTGCCGCGCTACACGTCGTGGGACCGCAACGGCGCCTTCCCGCGCGACCTGTGGCGGCGCATGGGCGAGCTCGGCCTCACCGGCGCACGCGTACCCGCCGCCTACGACGGACAGGAGATGCCGGCCGTCAGCACGGGCATCGTGGCGGAGGAGGTCGCACGGGGTGACTTCAACCTCTCCTACGGCGTGCTGATGCCGGCGCTCTGCGGCGAGGTGCTGCGCGAGCACGCGGCCGAACGCGTCAAGCGCGAGTGGATGGCGCCGATGGCGCGCGGCGAAGCGGTGGTCGGCCTGGCGCTGACCGAGCCCGGCTCCGGCTCCGACGCTAAGGAGATGCGCTCGACGGCGCGGCGCGACGGCGACGAATGGGTGCTGAACGGCGAGAAGACCGGCGTCTCGCTGATGATGGCGGCCGACGCGCTCGTGCTCTTCGCCAAGACCGACCCCGCCGCCGGCGCCCGCGGCGTCTCCGCCTTTCTCGTGCCGACCGCCTTGCCCGGCGTCTCGCGTACGCCGCTGGTGGACATGGGCAGCCGCGGCATTCAGCGCGGCAGCATCTTCATGGACGAGGTGCGCCTGCCCGCCGATTACCTGCTGGGCGAGCTGAACAAGGGCTTCTACCAGGTGATGCAGGGCTTCGACTTCAGCCGCAGCATCATTGGCCTGATGTGCCTCGGCGCGGCCGCGATCACGCTCGACGAGACGATGGCCTACGTCAAGCAGCGGCAGGCGTTCGGCCGGCCGCTGGCACAGTTCGAAGGTGTCTCCTTCCCGATCGCCGAGCACGCCGCGCACATCGAAGCGGCGAAGTGGCTCTGCTACCGCGGTCTCTGGCTCAAAGACGCCGGCCTGCCGCACACCAAAGAGGCGGCGATGGCGAAGTACCTGGCGCCGAAGACCGCCGTGGACGCCATCCACGAGTGCCTGCTGCTGCACGGCCACTACGGCTACACGCAGGAGCTGCCGATCGAGCAACGGCTGCGCGACGTGATCGGCTTGGAGATCGGCGACGGCACGGCGCAGGTTTCGAAGATCATCATCGCCCGCGAGCTGATGGGCCGCGAATCGCTGCCGTACTGA
- a CDS encoding MarR family transcriptional regulator: protein MSEGEVDRELIERLAGVLHALLVAGAEHWAGMTLTMPQLKVLLILGERGGARVSWLAEQMAVSAPNITGILDRLERRGWITRTADRVDRRVVRVVLSDAGHQVIAELCAASAARCEPRLRRLSAGSRRELIHALDRLAAALGNGVVAGGDTGGAQVPEEQRGQLPQRAQKASARS from the coding sequence ATGAGCGAAGGCGAGGTCGATCGGGAACTGATCGAGCGGTTGGCCGGAGTGCTCCATGCGCTGCTGGTCGCCGGCGCCGAGCATTGGGCAGGGATGACCCTGACGATGCCGCAGCTCAAGGTCTTGCTGATCCTGGGCGAGCGCGGCGGCGCCCGCGTAAGCTGGCTGGCCGAGCAGATGGCGGTGTCGGCGCCAAATATTACCGGCATTCTCGACCGTCTGGAGCGGCGTGGCTGGATTACGCGCACGGCCGATCGCGTCGACCGGCGCGTCGTGCGTGTGGTGCTCAGCGATGCCGGGCATCAGGTGATCGCTGAGCTGTGCGCCGCCTCGGCCGCGCGCTGCGAGCCACGCCTGCGCCGGCTCTCCGCAGGCAGCCGGCGCGAGCTGATTCACGCGCTCGATCGCCTCGCCGCCGCGCTCGGCAACGGGGTGGTCGCCGGCGGGGACACCGGCGGAGCGCAGGTCCCGGAAGAGCAACGCGGCCAGCTACCTCAGCGGGCCCAGAAGGCCAGCGCCCGCTCGTAG
- a CDS encoding nucleotidyltransferase family protein → MSHTGAETVEARPPHTIAGVLLAAGLSTRMGTPKALLDWGGRPLVVYQLEQLRLAGCDPLLLVTGHAAEDVEAAASGSGATIVRNPAYREGRATSVRAAAMALPTGLDAILLLNVDQPRRAETLASLMAAHRHGHGPISVPVFEGRRGHPAIFASTLLDELRAVDEASEGLRAVSRRHTAARTEVDFPSAEVLLDCNDPAAYERALAFWAR, encoded by the coding sequence GTGAGCCACACCGGGGCCGAAACGGTGGAGGCGCGCCCGCCTCACACGATTGCCGGCGTGCTGCTCGCCGCCGGCCTCTCCACGCGCATGGGCACACCAAAGGCACTGCTCGACTGGGGCGGCCGGCCGCTCGTGGTCTACCAGCTTGAACAGTTGCGCCTGGCCGGCTGCGATCCGCTGCTGCTCGTCACCGGCCACGCGGCGGAAGATGTCGAAGCCGCCGCGTCCGGCAGCGGCGCGACGATCGTGCGCAATCCGGCGTACCGCGAGGGCCGCGCCACCTCCGTTCGCGCGGCAGCCATGGCGCTGCCCACCGGGCTCGACGCGATCCTGCTGCTCAACGTAGACCAGCCGCGCCGGGCCGAAACCCTGGCATCGCTGATGGCGGCGCACCGACACGGCCACGGCCCGATCAGCGTGCCGGTGTTTGAAGGCCGGCGCGGGCATCCGGCGATCTTCGCCAGTACGCTGCTGGATGAGTTGCGCGCCGTCGACGAGGCGAGCGAGGGGCTGCGCGCCGTCTCGCGCCGGCACACGGCGGCCCGCACTGAGGTCGACTTTCCCAGCGCCGAGGTGCTGCTCGACTGCAACGATCCGGCGGCCTACGAGCGGGCGCTGGCCTTCTGGGCCCGCTGA
- a CDS encoding SAM-dependent methyltransferase, protein MSAEYHSAEGEPDFAFGNAAENALLRRYVTAQLRANGPISFRRFMQFVLYDPDEGYYSRRDPIGARGDYLTSPELHPLFGALLCRQLAELWRALERPAVFTVAEVGAGSGALARAILAAADSEFGAALRYAIVEPHRRLRDMQVRTLGSLAQAVTWHETLTSLAPIAAGCLLSNELIDSFPVHRVMVRNGRLRELLVGLAGDEFIDVEGDPSTPALAEYFVRIGLLPGEGCAAEVNLDAPAWLREAAAALERGFMLTLDYGYPARQLYAGWRRKGTLLCYYQHTAHTNPYVRLGHQDLTAHVDFTSLARAGEEAGLQTLGFTSQQRFLASLGIEEALAGGPGGAVPLEEFLARRRAVGDLLNPEGLGRVRVLLQGKDVGTPRLRGFAHGNEVETLWMR, encoded by the coding sequence GTGTCTGCTGAATATCATTCGGCTGAAGGTGAGCCGGATTTCGCCTTCGGCAACGCCGCGGAGAACGCGCTTCTCAGACGATATGTTACGGCACAGTTGCGGGCGAACGGCCCGATCAGCTTCCGCCGCTTCATGCAGTTCGTGCTCTACGACCCCGACGAGGGCTACTATTCGCGCCGCGACCCGATCGGCGCCCGCGGCGACTACCTGACCAGCCCGGAGCTGCACCCACTCTTCGGCGCTCTGCTTTGCCGCCAGCTTGCCGAGCTGTGGCGGGCGCTTGAACGCCCCGCCGTGTTCACGGTTGCGGAAGTGGGCGCGGGTTCAGGCGCCCTGGCGCGGGCGATCCTCGCCGCCGCCGATTCGGAGTTCGGCGCGGCGCTGCGCTACGCCATCGTCGAGCCGCACCGTCGTCTGCGCGACATGCAGGTGCGGACGCTCGGCTCACTGGCGCAGGCGGTCACCTGGCACGAGACGCTGACCTCGCTTGCGCCGATCGCGGCCGGCTGCCTGCTCAGCAACGAGCTGATCGACAGCTTTCCTGTACACCGCGTGATGGTGCGCAACGGCCGCCTGCGCGAGCTGTTGGTCGGTCTTGCCGGCGACGAGTTCATCGATGTCGAGGGCGATCCTTCGACGCCGGCGCTTGCGGAGTATTTTGTGCGGATCGGCCTGCTGCCGGGCGAGGGCTGCGCCGCCGAGGTCAACCTCGACGCCCCGGCCTGGCTGCGCGAGGCGGCCGCGGCCCTCGAACGCGGCTTCATGCTGACGCTCGACTACGGCTACCCGGCGCGCCAGCTCTACGCGGGCTGGCGCCGGAAGGGCACGCTGCTCTGTTACTACCAGCACACCGCCCACACGAATCCGTACGTCCGCCTCGGCCATCAGGATTTGACCGCGCACGTCGACTTCACCTCGCTGGCCCGCGCCGGTGAAGAAGCGGGCTTGCAAACCCTGGGCTTCACCAGCCAGCAGCGCTTCCTCGCGTCGCTGGGCATCGAGGAGGCGCTGGCCGGCGGGCCGGGTGGTGCTGTGCCGCTCGAAGAGTTCTTGGCGCGGCGCCGCGCCGTCGGCGATCTGCTGAATCCGGAGGGACTGGGCCGGGTGCGCGTGCTGCTCCAGGGCAAAGATGTTGGAACCCCTCGGCTGCGCGGCTTTGCGCATGGCAACGAGGTCGAGACGCTGTGGATGCGCTGA